GCGCCGCTCGTGTTCGGGGTAGAGGTTGAGAAGGCGCGTGTAGTCGAGCACGGCGCGCTCGGGATGTTTGAGGTGGTCGATCTCGATCTCGGCGGCGCGCTCCAGGCCGATCACCGCGTAGTTGGTTTCGGGAAAGAGTCGCGAGCCCCGCCGGTAGACTTCCACCGCGAAGCCCGGAAGGCGCTGGTGAACATCGATGGTGCGCGCGTATTCGTAGAGCGCCTCGGGGGCCATCTCCCCCTCGGGGTCCATTTCAAAGGCTTTGTAGTAGAGCTCGGCGGCGCGTTCGGCATCGCCCTTTCGAAGCGCGCGGTGGGCCAGATAAAAGGTGAAGTCGATGCGCTGGCCGCTGGTGCAGGCGCCAATGAGCGCGGCGAGCGCAAGCGCTGCCGCGAGGCTCCGGGAACGAAAGCTCACGCCTCGTCCCCCTCGCCTCCTGCATCCTCGTCGCTGCCGGCCTCGCCCGGGTCATCGCCTTCGTCGCCCTCTTCGTCGGCGCCGTCTTCACGGGCGACCTGTGCGACGCCGGTCACCGCTTCATCCGAGCCCACGGTAATCAGGCGCACACCCTGGGTGGCGCGGCCGATTTCGGAAATCTCGTCGACGTCCATGCGGATCATCTTGCCGCCGTCGGTAATGAGCATGAGCTGGTCGCCCTCTGCCACGGGGCGGCAGGCGACGACTTCGCCGGTGCGGTCGGTGACCTTGGCGTTGATGACGCCCTTGCCGCCGCGCGAGATGAGCCGGTATTCCTCGACGGGCGTGCGCTTGCCGTATCCCTTGCCCATGACGGTAAGGAGCGATTCATCGCCCTTGAGCGTTACCAGGTCGACGACTTCGTCGTCCTTGCCCAGGCGAATGCCCCGCACGCCGCGGGCGGTGCGACCCATCGGGCGCAGGTTTTCCTCGTCGAAGCGGCAGGCCATGCCCGCGCGGGTGGCCAGCATGATCTGCATGGATCCGTCGGTGACCCGCACGCCGGCCAGTTCGTCGTCTTCTTCGATATTCAGCGCAATGAGCCCTGAGTTGCGCGGCCTGGAGAACTCCATCATGGAGGTCTTCTTGATGTATCCCTTGCGCGTGGCCATGACGACAAAGCGCCCTTCCTCGAACTCGCGCACGGGGAGGATGCTTTGAACCTTCTCTT
This genomic interval from Chrysiogenia bacterium contains the following:
- a CDS encoding tetratricopeptide repeat protein, encoding MSFRSRSLAAALALAALIGACTSGQRIDFTFYLAHRALRKGDAERAAELYYKAFEMDPEGEMAPEALYEYARTIDVHQRLPGFAVEVYRRGSRLFPETNYAVIGLERAAEIEIDHLKHPERAVLDYTRLLNLYPEHERRYEWMLHQAEGYARLGNPQQAETELRALIEIKELPDQVRVAAKSLLGEMLLVLERPGEAATVYESLAAWTKDRPGFRAAWLEARYDLAQALSELDETERALEIYRDIEGEFPRQEVIQEKINFLTIRLSKRNR